A genomic window from Rana temporaria chromosome 2 unlocalized genomic scaffold, aRanTem1.1 chr2c, whole genome shotgun sequence includes:
- the LOC120921548 gene encoding zinc finger protein 2 homolog has translation MEAKRITHQKVHTGEKPYQCSECDKAFTSKSHLIIHQRVHTGEKPYQCSECDKTFTSTSNLTTHQKIHTGEKPYRCSECGKAFTSKSSLIAHQMIHTGEKSIQCSECCKTFTQHYNLIRHEKIHTGEKPYQCSECGKAFTQHYNLIRHEKIHTGEKPYQCSECGKAFIGKSDLIIHQRIHTGEKPYPCSECSKAFTCKNELAKHQRIHTGEKSFQCSECDKAFTLKSSLTQHQKIHTGEKSFQCSECGKAFTLKANLIRHQKIHTGEKPF, from the coding sequence ATGGAGGCAAAACGTATCACACACCAgaaggttcacactggagagaagccatatcagtgttctgaatgtgacaaagcttttacatcGAAGTCGCATCTTATCatacaccagagggttcacactggagagaagccatatcagtgttctgaatgtgacaaaactTTTACATCAACGTCAAACCTTACCACACACCagaagattcacactggagagaagccatatcggTGTTCTGAATGTGGGAAAGCTTTTACATCAAAGTCAAGCCTTATCGCACACCAgatgattcacactggagagaagtcaattcagtgttctgaatgttgcAAAACTTTTACACAGCATTACAACCTCATCAGACACGagaagattcacactggagagaagccatatcaatgttctgaatgtggcaaagcttttacacagCATTACAACCTCATCAGACACGagaagattcacactggagagaagccatatcaatgttctgaatgtggcaaagcttttataGGCAAGAGCGATCTTATcatacaccagaggattcacactggggagaagccatatCCTTGTTCTGAATGTAGCAAAGCTTTTACATGCAAGAATGAACTTGCtaaacaccagaggattcacactggagagaagtcatttcagtgttctgaatgtgacaaagcttttacattgaagtcaaGCCTCACCCAACACCagaagattcacactggagagaagtcatttcagtgttctgaatgtggcaaagcttttacatTGAAGGCAAACCTTATCAGACACCagaagattcacactggagagaaaccaTTTTAA